Genomic DNA from Sporosarcina sp. ANT_H38:
CGGTGTATGGGCAACGGGGAAAACGAAGACAACAAGTGATTTTTTAATAGCTGGTAAAAGTCTAGGTATGTTTGTTATGGCTATTGCTGCATTCTCTTCCATTCAAAGCGGTTTTGGCATGTTGGGCGGGACGGGATTAACGTTTTCTGGAGGCATGGGGTTTTTAGCTGGCGTTGGAATTGCCGCCCCTTTAGGTTTTGCACTAACTTGGTTTTTAGTTGGGAAAAGAATGTGGAAGATTGGTCAACTAGGTGAAATATACACACTTGGAGATGTGGTCGAGAAAAGATACAACAGTAAGGCTGTAAGGGGATGGATTGGACTAGCCGTTACGCTTGGTGTTATTGGCTATCTAGGTACACAGGTCCAAGCCATGGGCATTATTATGCATACGGTTTTTGGTGTTTCTCCAAAGATAGGAGCACTTATTGGACTTGCAATACTCGGATTTTACTGCGTTGGTGGTGGAGTTATTGCGGGTGTATATACGGATTTATTCCAAGGGATCATTATGGTTACGGTTTCCGTTGTGATTTTCTTCATGGCGCTGAATATTGGTGGCGGTGTTCAGAATATCACGGAGAGTTTACAAAGTGCTGATCCACTTATGGCTTCGCCATTTGGAACTTACTCCATACTATCCATTGCCTGTTGGATCTTTTTGTTTAGTTTAGGTGCGGCTGGACAGCCCCATTTTATCACGAAATTTTTAATGATAAAAGATCAGAAGCAATTGAAATGGGGAGCATTTACCGCTGGGTTTGCGTACACATTGAGCACTCTATTAGTGATTGGTATCGGCTTAACTGCTAGATCTCTTTATATAAAAGGGGAATTTCCAGAACTAGCCTCACCAGATGAAGCATTGACTGTATTTATTACACATTTTACATCCCCAATTATTGGCGGTTTAGTCATTGCGGGATTGCTTGCGGCTATTATGTCTACGGGCTCAAGCTTTGTGACGCTTGGTGCTTCAGGGTTAACTAGGGATATTCCGAAAGCTTTTAATATGAAAGTGAAAAATGAATTGCTTTGGAATCGAATAGCTGTCGTAGGTTTGCTTGTACTTTCTACGCTATTTTCATTTTATATGGATACATTGGTAGCCCTACTTGGGGTTTTTGGTTGGGGAACTTTTGCATCCGCAGTCTTTCCAGCCGTTGTACTCGGGCTCATTTGGGAAAAGGCGACGAAGTATGGAGCGATTTCAAGTATCATTATTGGCCTAGGCTTGAATTTTGCATTAGAGATTGGCGGAAAATATGGTGTGGTCATACTTCCACCAGGAGTTATTGTGGGAGCTGTTGCATTTGCGATTTCAATTATTGTCTTCATTGTCGTTTCGTTGCTAACGCAAAAGTCGATTGTCCAACTCGACGAAGAGATGCTCGATGCGATGGAGGGCTAACGCTTAGGGGAGGTATGGAAAATGGACGTCGGGTACTTAGTCAATAGGGTGGAAAAGAACTATCAAACAATAGATCCAGAAAAAATCGCTTTAAGATTTGAATCGAATGAAGCATGGACCTATGGCGATTTAAATCATCAGGCAAACCAATATGCGCATGCACTTCGTCAAATGGGCGTTAAAAAAGGAGATCGAGTTGGGATTTTGTTATACAACTGTCTTGAATACTTTGCCCTCTATTTCGCAATTGCAAAGCTAGGAGCGATTGCCGTTCGCATTAACTTTCGATTAACCAGTGAAGAGTTTACCTATATTTTGAATGATTCAGGCCCGGAAATATTGTGTTTACATTCGAATATAGCTGAAAGAATAGCGTCAATTCGAGACGCAGTCCAGGTGAAAGAATACCTATGTCTTGAAAAAGATGGGCATTCAATTCCTGAATGGTCAAAGAGTTGGCGTAAGTTAGAAGAGGGAAATGGAACAGGGCCGGTCCATACAGATATCGATAAAGCTGACCCGGTTATGTTGATGTACACATCGGGCACTACGGGAAGTCCTAAAGGTGCTCTATGGTCGCATGAAAATACGTTATGGTTTGCGAACATGCAAATACTGAAATGGGGGCTACATGCAGAGACAATCGGCATGTCAACAGGTCCTCTTTATCATGTCGGAGCCATGGAAGATCTTGTGATTCCGACACTTTTAGTGGGTGGAACAATCATCGTAACGCAGAGTGGAGGCTTTGAAATTGAACGAATCGTCAATGTGATTGAAAAGGAACAAGTAACAGATTGCTTCCTGTTTCCATTTATGATCTATGATTTGTTGAATCATCCTACAGCATCCAAATACAAATTTTCGAATTTACGACAAATCTATTCTGGGGGCGACCCTGTAATTCCTTGGGCAATTGAACAACTCTATGCGAAGTATCCGCATGTTGGATTTGTTCAAGTTTATGGCCTAACGGAAGGCACACCCATTGCTGCTTCTCTTGACTCGAAGGATGCACAAACGAAAGGGCATACAGTTGGAAAGCCCATGCCGTTTACGGAAATTAAAATTGTAGATGATGAAGAAAACGTGTTGGGCTTTGATCATGTCGGAGAAATTTGCATAAAGGGTCCGTCTGTTTCGATGGGATATTGGCGAAAAGAAGCAGAGACAGCACGTACATTTATCGATGGATGGTGTCATACGGGCGATCTCGGTTATATTGATCAACATGGTTATCTTGCCATATCAGGTCGAAAAAAAGACATGATCCGAAGTGGTGGTGAAAATATTTATCCAGTAGAAGTAGAGGATGTGCTCATACGCCACCCGGCCATACGAGATGTAGCCATTATTGGAATTCCTGATCCGAAATTTATAGAGTCAGTTTGTGCAGTCATTGTTCTGACACCAGGAATGACGATAACAAAACAGGAAATAGAAGAATTCATCTCAGAAAAACTTGCACGCTACAAAAAACCAAAAGAAATAGTCTTTGTGGATGAACTTCCGAGAACGCCCTCAGGGAAAATTCAAAAATATCGATTGAGAGAACAATTTAGTTTGACGGTCTGAGGCGTTTTATGTTACCAGTTCTTTAGCACGATAAAATCCGAGAAAGGGTGGAGAGATTGTTCCTTATCAATCAATTATTAGATCATCATGCGAAACATTTACCGGAAAAAGCGTATTTATTTACGAATAACGATCGATTGACCTACCGTGATGTGCACGCCCGCGTCAATGCTTTGGCCCTTTCATTTTGTTCGCTTGGTATTCAGAAGGGAGATAGAATTGCTTTATATCTTCAAAATCGCCCTGAATTTATCTACGCCTGGTTTGCGTTAAATCGGATTGGCGCAGTGATGGTGCCGATCAACACTGCTTTAGTAGAAAAAGAAGTGTCCTATATTCTAAATGACAGCGCTGTAATTGGGGTGATAGGCGAGGATCAGGAAATTGAGCATATTTTAGATCCAGCTATTGCGCAATGTGATTCGATTCGATTTTGTATAACGACTGGGATAGCCAGAAACGGTTGGATGTCCATGGATAGTTTACTAGAGAATGAAGGATTCATTCGCTATGAAATACCGAATGACGAGGATCTAGCTTCGATACTATATACGTCGGGTACAACCGGAAATCCAAAAGGGGTCATGTGCCCGCATAGGTATTATATACACCTGGCTCAGTCCGCAAAAAAAGCTTTGGAGCTCACTGAAAAAGACAGGCTGTTAACATGTTTGCCTCTATTTCATATGAACGCTCAAGTACTGACGGTTACGACATCACTTTTATCAGAATCTAGTATTGTGCTATTAGACAAGTTTAAACCCACTACATTTTGGCAGCAAGTAGCCGACTATCAGGCAACGGTTTTCTATTATTTGGGTTCCATTCTACCTTTACTATCAAAATTAACTGAGACAGAGGAAGAGATGAAGAATACACTTCGATTAGCTGTAGGTGCACAAGCAGACCCGGAAAGAATTGTGGAATATGAAACAAGATGGAAGCTGGAAATGATTGAATTATACGGAATGACAGAGGGTGGAGGTACGGTAAATCATGTGGGGAACCGCAGGGGTGGTTCCAGTGGAACAGCCTTTGAAAATCATGAAATCATGATCGTAGACGAAATGGGAAATCCTTTGCCAGCGCTACAAGCAGGTGAAATAATCTTTACAGGTCCATCCTTAACACTTGGTTACTGGAACAACATTGCTGAAACGCAAAAGGCCTATCGTGATGGTTGGTTGTATTCTGGAGATATTGGTTATATGGATGAGGATGGTTTTTTGTACTTTTTAGATCGAAAAAATGATATCATTCGACGAAATGGAGAAAATATATCTTCGGCTGAGATTGAAAGGGTTTTAATGGCGCATCCGAAAATTCTGGAGGTAGCAGCCATTTCGGTTCCAGATGACTTACGTGGTGAAGAAGTAAAAGTGTATGTCGTTGTGAAAACAGGTGAACGTATCCAAGCAGAAGAAATCATAGAATGGTGCGAGTCTGTAATGGCAAAGTATAAAATTCCGCGTTTCATCGAATTTCGGGCAAGCTTGCCGAAGACAGCGACTCAAAAAATCCAAAAATCCGTTTTGAAAAATGAAATAAGTGATTCGAGTTCGACTGTTTGGGAACGCAGAACAATTAGTGCTTAAAGTCGTATGGAAATCTTTAGCACAAATTGTGTCAGGGCAAGTGAAATGAAAATAGTGTTAGCCGTTTCTCGTAGCGAAACACCGTTCTGTAACAGTCGGTGTAGCGATTATATTTAGTCGCGGTGGGTAAGGAATTGGGAGGGGGATTGTACATGTTGAAATTGCCAGTTATCGTTGCACCGATGTTTTTAGTATCGACGCCTAACATGGTCATAGAAGCAGGAAAAGCAGGTGTCATTGGTTCGTTACCTCTATTAAATGCTCGTCCAGTCGAGCAATGTGCAGAATGGCTTCAAGAAGTGAAGGATGGATTGGGCAATCGACCTTGGGCAGTGAATTTTATCTGCCATAAAAAAACAAATAGTCGATATCAGGAGGATTTGATATTAATTCGAGACTATCAACCTCCGATTGTGATTACTTCACTTGGTCATCCAGGAGAAGTACTCGAAATCGTTCACGCATACGGAGGGCTCGTCTATT
This window encodes:
- a CDS encoding AMP-binding protein, giving the protein MFLINQLLDHHAKHLPEKAYLFTNNDRLTYRDVHARVNALALSFCSLGIQKGDRIALYLQNRPEFIYAWFALNRIGAVMVPINTALVEKEVSYILNDSAVIGVIGEDQEIEHILDPAIAQCDSIRFCITTGIARNGWMSMDSLLENEGFIRYEIPNDEDLASILYTSGTTGNPKGVMCPHRYYIHLAQSAKKALELTEKDRLLTCLPLFHMNAQVLTVTTSLLSESSIVLLDKFKPTTFWQQVADYQATVFYYLGSILPLLSKLTETEEEMKNTLRLAVGAQADPERIVEYETRWKLEMIELYGMTEGGGTVNHVGNRRGGSSGTAFENHEIMIVDEMGNPLPALQAGEIIFTGPSLTLGYWNNIAETQKAYRDGWLYSGDIGYMDEDGFLYFLDRKNDIIRRNGENISSAEIERVLMAHPKILEVAAISVPDDLRGEEVKVYVVVKTGERIQAEEIIEWCESVMAKYKIPRFIEFRASLPKTATQKIQKSVLKNEISDSSSTVWERRTISA
- a CDS encoding class I adenylate-forming enzyme family protein, producing the protein MDVGYLVNRVEKNYQTIDPEKIALRFESNEAWTYGDLNHQANQYAHALRQMGVKKGDRVGILLYNCLEYFALYFAIAKLGAIAVRINFRLTSEEFTYILNDSGPEILCLHSNIAERIASIRDAVQVKEYLCLEKDGHSIPEWSKSWRKLEEGNGTGPVHTDIDKADPVMLMYTSGTTGSPKGALWSHENTLWFANMQILKWGLHAETIGMSTGPLYHVGAMEDLVIPTLLVGGTIIVTQSGGFEIERIVNVIEKEQVTDCFLFPFMIYDLLNHPTASKYKFSNLRQIYSGGDPVIPWAIEQLYAKYPHVGFVQVYGLTEGTPIAASLDSKDAQTKGHTVGKPMPFTEIKIVDDEENVLGFDHVGEICIKGPSVSMGYWRKEAETARTFIDGWCHTGDLGYIDQHGYLAISGRKKDMIRSGGENIYPVEVEDVLIRHPAIRDVAIIGIPDPKFIESVCAVIVLTPGMTITKQEIEEFISEKLARYKKPKEIVFVDELPRTPSGKIQKYRLREQFSLTV